A region of Dioscorea cayenensis subsp. rotundata cultivar TDr96_F1 chromosome 5, TDr96_F1_v2_PseudoChromosome.rev07_lg8_w22 25.fasta, whole genome shotgun sequence DNA encodes the following proteins:
- the LOC120261092 gene encoding uncharacterized protein LOC120261092: protein MANGVVRLGAAAAVVVALAIGASRRYGWDGEAALAAFRGIKDRLGFWAIPIYVGAHTLTLALCLPSAVFFEAGASLLFGFLPAILCVFAAKVLGASLSFWIGRAVFRSSKSAMEWAKRSKYFHLLARGVERDGWKFVLLARFSPLPSYVINYAMAATEVGFLIDFLLPTVIGCLPMILQNTSIGSLAGAAVASSSGPQKSRVSSYLFPLLGITSSVIISLRIKKYSSEFVMDAELNSSSPSNAIDADDKHVVDSSNITGNERAKERK, encoded by the exons ATGGCGAATGGTGTGGTGCGCTTGGGAGCGGCGGCCGCGGTGGTCGTTGCGCTTGCGATCGGAGCGAGCCGGAGGTATGGATGGGACGGGGAGGCGGCGCTGGCCGCTTTCCGGGGGATCAAGGACCGGCTTGGCTTCTGGGCCATTCCCATCTATGTGGGCGCTCACACCCTCACCCTCGCACTCTGTCTCCCATCTGCCGTCTTCTTCGAGGCCGGCGCTTCCCTCCTCTTTGGTTTCCTCCCTGCTATCCTTTGCGTCTTCGCTGCTAAAGTCCTTGGCGCTTCTCTCTCCTTCTGGATTGGACG AGCTGTTTTTAGGAGTTCAAAATCAGCAATGGAGTGGGCAAAGAGAAGCAAGTATTTTCATCTGCTTGCTCGAGGAGTCGAACGAGATGGATGGAAATTTGTGCTTCTCGCTCGCTTCTCACCCTTGCCCTCATATGTTATAAACTACGCAATGGCTGCCACGGAAGTTGGCTTTCTTATTGATTTCCTTCTTCCTACAGTTATTGGTTGTTTGCCAATGATTCTGCAGAATACCTCTATTGGCAGTCTAGCCGGTGCAGCAGTAGCTTCCTCATCAGGGCCTCAAAAATCTAGGGTCTCTTCTTACCTTTTCCCTCTGCTAGGAATTACATCAAGTGTTATCATATCATTGAGGATCAAAAAGTATTCCTCTGAATTTGTCATGGATGCGGAGCTTAATTCCTCTTCTCCCAGTAATGCAATTGATGCTGATGACAAGCATGTGGTAGATTCATCTAACATTACAGGTAATGAAAGGGCAAAAGAGAGAAAGTGA